Proteins from a single region of Acidianus ambivalens:
- a CDS encoding adenosylcobinamide-GDP ribazoletransferase has product MKALKGVLSQLSFFTIIPSVSASLEEIAEYSFISPIFIGVITGVIDFVSYFSLFHILGYSSRFVIIIIVEVIRGFNHLDGLLDLGDAIMIKGDYERKLKALKDVAVGSGGIGLAIVYFSLFLISLCGFPYPSIDAFLILISAEVLSRDLGILILSILEPMESSYLGKLFHDKLKDKWVIIIAEGIPFLFFYPFSVIIFFTLFLIFYEMGKKVLRGSSGDLTGAIITISFPLFLIAERLFSFLIF; this is encoded by the coding sequence ATGAAAGCTTTAAAAGGCGTTCTTTCGCAATTGTCTTTCTTTACAATTATACCTTCAGTTAGCGCAAGCCTTGAAGAAATTGCGGAATACAGCTTTATTTCGCCAATTTTTATAGGGGTAATAACGGGAGTAATAGATTTTGTATCTTATTTTTCTCTCTTCCATATACTAGGTTACTCTTCAAGGTTTGTAATCATCATAATTGTAGAAGTTATAAGAGGATTTAATCATCTTGATGGACTACTCGATTTAGGAGACGCAATAATGATAAAAGGTGATTACGAAAGAAAATTAAAGGCATTAAAGGACGTTGCCGTAGGAAGCGGAGGAATAGGTTTGGCAATTGTATACTTTTCCCTTTTTCTTATTTCTTTATGCGGATTTCCTTACCCTTCTATTGACGCCTTTTTAATTTTGATTTCAGCTGAAGTTCTTTCCAGAGACCTTGGAATTTTAATCCTTTCAATATTAGAGCCCATGGAATCGAGTTACCTTGGCAAATTGTTTCATGATAAATTGAAAGATAAGTGGGTTATAATAATTGCTGAGGGAATACCATTTTTGTTCTTTTATCCGTTCTCAGTTATTATATTTTTTACTCTCTTTCTCATATTTTATGAGATGGGCAAGAAAGTCTTGAGAGGTTCTTCTGGAGACTTAACTGGCGCTATAATAACTATATCCTTTCCTTTATTCTTGATTGCGGAAAGACTTTTTTCTTTTCTCATCTTTTAA
- a CDS encoding cobalamin biosynthesis protein has translation MLPILFLALAIDLLFGEPPIYIHPVVYTGKISEKLIKPYKGYGYGILIWLISVIPVEIVFSILPLYIPIIPIKLILMALFLKTTFSIKMLYSIVSKSRELDERARNLVQQIVRRDLSTADKGHIASAAIESLFESLVDGIISPLFWFLILGLPGAMLQRLANTMDSMVGYKTKELYKEGYFSAKVDTIMNYIPARLTGLLMVIAGKILGIKEGNPFRFLKNTQIESINARYPICIASALLGVKLEKKGYYTVGEGKLPGKEEIEKSLKLFKLTLFLFLILLSIIYYSLYGLALFSYPYGLVEFF, from the coding sequence TTGCTTCCTATTCTCTTTTTAGCATTAGCAATAGATTTACTCTTTGGAGAACCGCCAATTTATATTCATCCAGTTGTATATACTGGTAAAATCTCTGAAAAACTAATAAAGCCATATAAAGGATATGGTTACGGGATCTTAATTTGGCTTATATCTGTAATCCCGGTAGAAATCGTTTTCTCCATTCTTCCTCTATATATTCCAATAATTCCAATTAAACTAATCTTGATGGCATTATTTCTTAAGACTACTTTCTCCATAAAGATGTTGTATAGCATTGTTAGCAAGTCTAGGGAACTTGATGAGAGAGCTAGAAATTTAGTTCAACAAATTGTCAGAAGGGACTTATCAACTGCAGATAAAGGGCACATAGCCTCAGCCGCTATAGAATCGCTATTCGAAAGCCTTGTAGATGGTATAATCTCTCCTTTATTTTGGTTTTTGATCCTTGGTTTACCTGGGGCAATGTTGCAAAGGTTGGCTAATACCATGGATAGCATGGTTGGCTACAAAACAAAGGAACTTTATAAGGAAGGATATTTCTCTGCGAAAGTTGACACAATTATGAATTATATTCCTGCAAGGCTCACAGGGCTATTAATGGTAATTGCAGGCAAAATTTTGGGAATTAAAGAAGGCAATCCTTTTAGATTTTTGAAAAATACACAAATAGAGAGTATTAATGCAAGATACCCCATTTGCATAGCATCAGCTTTACTAGGAGTAAAGCTAGAGAAAAAGGGATATTATACCGTAGGAGAAGGTAAATTGCCAGGGAAAGAAGAGATTGAAAAATCTCTTAAATTGTTCAAACTCACTTTGTTCCTCTTTCTCATCTTGCTTTCAATCATATATTATAGCCTTTATGGCCTTGCCCTCTTTAGCTATCCTTACGGCCTCGTTGAATTCTTCTAG